The genomic segment AGTGATTTCCCCTTTTGTAGCAGTGGTTCTGTGAGTTGTTAAcctaagatttttttttttttttaaagagcccTTCAAATGGTTACTTCTGGTGTGATTGTTttgaaaaaatgtagattgagatTCCAAATATGACATAACAACCAACAGAGTCACGGTATCTGCTGAGACCAGATCATGCGATGGTGCACATAGAGGAAACACTGGCTGACCTCAGGCTTCCACTTTGTCTTACAGGTGTACAATGTAAACGACTTGTACGGAAGAGGGGAGACCCCACTCCCGGTGAACATCAACATTAACATGGAGAAAGTCATGGGGGTGTTCCTCGCACAACTTCGGTAGGGCTATTCATACGATGGATGTGTGGAACTCTTGTAGCCCTAAATTATAACCCAGCCGCATCCCCCCACCTGTGTATTCTAACCCTTGTGCACACATCTCCACACATTCTAACCCATGTGTGCACCTGCACTTGTATCAGACTGATGCTGGGTGTGCAGTCTTCCCCGGCGCCCCCTGGCTTCCTGGTGGAGCCGTGTGGCGGTGCGGGACTGGCTGACTGGGAGCTGGATCGGCTCATGTGGAGCAGGACGGTGGAGAACGTTGCCACAGCAACCACAACCATCACTTCACTGGCCCAGCTCCTCGACCAGATAGGCAACATTGTTATTAACGACAACATCGCCTCGCAGGTGATGAAATAAAAGTTTTGTTCTTTATCATTTGCTGGATCCgtcaatttattttattatataaataACAAACTTGGGTTACTCTTGCACATATGCTTGTATATTATCATTTGATACTATGTTTGTCATTATATTCTGTATCTGTTATCTAATATTTTGTTGTGACAGGTGTCCAGCACCGTCACCTCTCTACAGCTGGCTGTGGCAGAGCTGGAGGCTGGGAACCTGGGCTTCGCTCTGCAGTACAGTAAAGAGGCCATCTTAGCCTCAGAGAGGGCCTTCTTcgacccctccctccttcacctcctctactTTCCAGACGACCAGAAGTTTGCCATATACATCCCACTCTTCCTGCCCATGTGTGTTCCTATATTGTTGTCACTGATCAAGATTGCATCTGAGGCCAGACAGAGACGCAAGTTGAAGCAGAGCAAGAAGGACTAAGAAGGACTCGAGCAGTGTGAAGGACTTATGACAGTCTGAAGACCAGAGTTTTCTGACTGGTCTTCATATTTAAAACTTTCTTAATGGGATGAATCCTGGGAAGGAAAGATAACTAAACTGTTAAGCCACTTTCAGCATGGATTGTATTATGTTTCTGTTTATAAGGGagcggttatttttatttattatattatttgcaAGATTGAGCGCACATAGCCTATGTCTGACACTGACCTAGGCcagaattatttttttctatatgCAATGGTTTTATGTATTTGAAATTTCAAATGATtcaaagtaaaacaaataatcaaCTTTTAATTTAGGCATGTATCTCAAGCTGCTGTCTTTATGTGTTAATATTAAACTTGCATACATACAGAGTTAAATGTTTGTGAAGCACTGCTTTGTAATCTGAATGCTGGCCCTGCATTACCAACATGCATCTTTCTAAATTGAGTAAACATACACCATCTTTCCCTGAAATGCATCTCAGAAAACGGAAGTTTGCTTAAGGCATTTTTAAGCAACAAAACAAAATCCATTGTGAACCACCTCTACTCTATCTAACAATGGGAGATTTAAATTCAGAATTCTGATTCGGCAGGCGGGAAGACTGCTATAGGGTTGGTGACGTAAACGCTCAAGCATTAATCTGATTGGTTGCGGCTTAAAGCTAAGGAAATTGCAAAGCTAACCTGAAGGTAGCTATTTTAAAGCGGTCTCGACCTACCACGAAGTAAGCAATTTGCAACGAACACTCGTCTTTAAATGTGGATACTATTTCACGACAGATAATCAAACGTTTTTTTATTAAGGATTTCTCTCAGATCAACCGTAATATCACCTTTTACGCTTTAGCTAACTTAGCGCAGTCCGGATCAACGGCATGGCTGAAGTAGTACGGGGACCAGCAGGAAACAACGATTGTCGGATTTATGTCGGGAATCTCCCTCCCGATATCCGTACTAAAGACGTTGAAGATGTATTTTACAAATATGGAAGTATCCGAGATATCGATCTGAAGAACAGAAGAGGCGGACCCCCGTTTGCCTTTGTGGAATTCGAGGACTCCAGGTGAACAGAAACTAACGTGCTACCAAACGATATCTCTGTGTATAACAACTCTGGACTCACTAAGTTGGCCTATAATAATGGGTGCTCATTATGAACGGTCTGTGGCAACATTTTCTATAGATTTGGTTTAAAATTGGGTGGCTAACGTTTTTATTGTGATCAATGCTCCCACTAAGGGTTAAAATACCAACTGGGCAGACCAATTGCTGAATGACTGAGCAACAAAGATTCATCCGCTTCCTTTACCAGGGATGCAGAGGATGCGGTCCATGGACGTGATGGTTACGACTACGATGGCTATCGTCTCCGTGTCGAGTTTCCAAGAAGCAGCCGGGGGGgcaacagaggaggaggaggaggaggtggtggtgctggtggtggtggtggcgggggatCACTGGGAACAGCAAGGGGGAGATATGGTCCCCCCTCACGACGTTCAGAGTACAGAGTAATTGTGTCAGGTGAGTGTCTCTGAACCAGTATTCCTCCGTAGGATTTCTCAATCAGAATTATGTTTTTTAAATCCAGCTTGCTATCTTTACAGGTCTACCACCCAGTGGAAGCTGGCAAGATCTGAAAGATCACATGAGGGAGGCAGGTGATGTATGTTATGCCGATGTGTTACGCGATGGTACCGGCGTGGTGGAGTTTGTACGGAAAGAAGACATGAGCTATGCCGTCCGCAAGCTTGATAACACAAAGTTTCGTTCACACGAGGTAGGTTGGGGCTGTGGCTTAACTTTATCTCAACAAGCAATAGATCTGGAACTAGgcagtgttttggagatgaaacgGAAAGTCCTTAAGAGATTGGAAGGTGGCCCTTTTGAGGAAGGAAGGTGCTAATGCGTATTGTTAATTGTTATGAACCTCAGCCCCTATGTTCCGTATGTGTATTATCTATTGTAATGCGTCTGTTCGGTTGGGACTGTGTAGGGAGAGACGGCATACATCCGTGTGAAGGTGGATGGTCCCCGGAGCCCCAGCTATGGAGGCTCGCGCTCTCGCAGCAACAGCCGCAGCCGGAGCAACAGCGGATCACGCCGCTACTCTCCACGCCGCGGACGGGAGTCTCCACGTTACTCCCCTcgccgctctcgctctcgctcctaGACCGGCGAGACATGGGGAAATCACgacaatgaccccccccccttcattgaCCATCTGCTGTTGAACCTTCTTCTCTGGTTGTTTCTTTTGTTtcccccttgtgtgtgtgtgtgtgtgtgtgtgtgtgtgtgtgtgtgtgtgtgtgtgtgtgtgtgtgtgtgtgtgtgtgtgtgtgtgtgtgtgtgtgtgtgtgtgtgtgtgtgtgtgtgtgtgtgtgtgtgtgtgtgtgtgtgtgtgtgtgtgtgtgtgtgtgtgtgtcccatcatCTCTCTTGCCTTCCCTCTCCTGACTAATATCTCACCAGTGTGCATAGCCCTAGTAGTCTAACTTGTCTCTCCCCTTTCATACTGACCTTTTCAGTACCAAATCCACCAGCTGATTGTAATGTTACCCTGCTGGTCTTTTGGACTTCACCAGATGTTTTCAAATTTCAATTTTGATGAGGTTGCTCCGCTTTGTTAACGCTTTGTTTATACCGttacttttttttatcttgGCCATGCATTTTAGTGTTTATGAACTGCTGTACTTTGACCCTGTcatgtgt from the Gadus macrocephalus chromosome 7, ASM3116895v1 genome contains:
- the srsf1b gene encoding serine/arginine-rich splicing factor 1B; translation: MAEVVRGPAGNNDCRIYVGNLPPDIRTKDVEDVFYKYGSIRDIDLKNRRGGPPFAFVEFEDSRDAEDAVHGRDGYDYDGYRLRVEFPRSSRGGNRGGGGGGGGAGGGGGGGSLGTARGRYGPPSRRSEYRVIVSGLPPSGSWQDLKDHMREAGDVCYADVLRDGTGVVEFVRKEDMSYAVRKLDNTKFRSHEGETAYIRVKVDGPRSPSYGGSRSRSNSRSRSNSGSRRYSPRRGRESPRYSPRRSRSRS